Below is a window of Electrophorus electricus isolate fEleEle1 chromosome 12, fEleEle1.pri, whole genome shotgun sequence DNA.
ACCTGCCTGAGGAGCCCCACCCGCACTTCTTCGAGGTGTACCGCAACAACGAGTCCGTGACGCCCAACCCCCGCTCACCTCTGGAGGACTACTCCCTCCACGTCATCGACCTGCACACGGGCCGTCTGTGCGACACACGCAACTTTAAGTGTGACAAGATCATCCTGTCTCACAACCAGGGCCTGTACCTGTACAGGAACATCCTAGCAGTGCTGTCAGTGCAGCAGCAGACCATCCACGTGTTTCAGGTGAGCACAGGCGTACGAGGACACACGCTTACagctacagaacacacacacgggtcgTGAGATTGGTGTGCACAGGTGAAACCCTGCTGCTACAGAAACACGGTTCCAGATCAGGCTCACTGCTGAATGTGGAGCAGGTTACATGTGTTCAGGGAAGAAAAATCTCAGTACTGCAATTGTTATTTTAGTGGTTCAGtagtgaaggtactggactagtaatcagaaggttatcagttcaagtcccaccaatgccaggtttccactgttgggcccctgaacacgacccttaaccctcaattactcaagatgtgttcagtcagaattgtaagttgctttggataaaagcatcagataaatgtaaatattatgtttcGGACCATTGGAACACTGCTTCATATTGCAGAGCCCTAATCTGTGCAGGGTGTGGCCGTGAGCTTTGGTCTGAGATCTTTACATCATTCCAGGTCCGCTCTCGTCCTCCAGGTGACCATGGAGGGCACATTCCTGGACGTTCGGACCATTGGCCGCTTCTGCTACGAGGATGACCTGCTCACTCTGTCGGCCGTGTTCTCAGAGGCGCAAGTAGAAGGCCAGCCCGGGTTGTCGCGGCTCTATAAGGAGAAGAGCATCAACTCTCTGAAGCACAGGCTGCTGGTGTACCTGTGGCGGCGCGCCGAGCAGGACGGCAGCGCCACGGCCAAGCGACGCTTCTTCCAGTTTTTCGACCAGCTGCGGCAGCTGCGTATGTGGAAAATTCAGCTGCTGGACGAGCACCACCTGCTCATCAAGTACACCAGCGAGGATGTGGTCACCTTGCGTGTCACCGACCCCTCGCAGGTATGGCTGCCAAGGCACCTGACCAAAGATTTGTGTTGGTGGGCAGGGGGAATgtgatgacgatgacgatgaaGGCCAAGCAGCAAAGCCTGACGGAAACCTGCTGTAACAGCAGTGTGCAGAGATCTCATGAACATACCATCTGATTTACTGGGCACAGAAGCAgagttgttgtgtgtgtgtgtggtcgggGGGTGTGGGTGACATTGTTAGTTGGTTATGACTGCACTCTAATGCCACACCATTTGTAAAgttagtattattagtatgattgTTGTTGTAGTTTAGATGCAGATGCGGTACTAGGCCTCCTCTGCTGGTTGCTCtcgttgttattattattattattatttgtttttgatattGTTATTTGATGTAGAAGTAGTACAGGCCTCTTCTgcctgttattattattattattattattattattattattgttattattattatttgttgtagTAGTACAGGCCTCCTCTGTCTGTTgctgctgtgttgttgttgttgttgttattcttcttattattatttgtagtagtagtagtagtagtagtagtacaggCCTCCTCTGTCTGTTgctgctgtgttgttgttgttgttgttattcttcttcttcttcttcttcttcttcttcttcttcttcttcttcttcttcttcttcttcttcttcttattattattattattattattattattatttgtagtagtagtagtagtagtagtagtagtagtagtacaggCCTCCTCTGTCTGTTGCTGCTGTGTTGGCTCCACAGGGGTGCACGTGCTAATTCCAGCAGTTCAGTTGTTCTAAAGCAGGCAGGTCTTCCCTGTGCAGTACGGCAGAACaatttgaacaaaaataaaagggaaactgtaattatttatcGCATTATAACATATAATGTTACATCGCAATAACATGGCTGATGTTTTAATGAGAAGTCGGAGCAGTCTGTGTGGAAATGCCTGGGATTAGTCACGCTAGAGGCAGTCCTGCGTgtcctggagtgtgtgtgtgtgtgtgtgttcagcttaGATCTTCTGGCACACACAGGTGCTACTGAACTTACTGGATGAGTGCagtttgtaaatgttaatgcatgtttgtcattttgtgtgtgtgtgtattaccgTACCTGAACACTAATGttaatcctttaaaaaaaaatcagttttcatAACCAGAAGcgcaatctctctctttctctttctctctctctctctctctctctctctctctctctctctctctctctctctctctctctctctctctcacacacagccctcgTTCTTTGTCGTGTATAACATGGTCTCCACAGAGGTGATTGCAGTATTTGAGAATACGTCAGACAAGCTGCTGGAGCTTTTTGAGCACTTCTGTGACCTGTTCCGCAATGCCACGCTCCACAGCGAGGCTGTGCAGTTCCCCTGCTCCGCCTCCAGCAACAACTTTGCCCGGCAGGTTCAGCGCAGGTGCTCCACCCATCACAGATCCACCCACTGGGGAAGCTTATGGGTCTGACGGGGGGGGTCATGAAAGTGGGTTTATATCAAAACAGTAGGAAACATTGTCCTGAGCTTTAAAACTTCTTTAAAGTAACTTATGAAGTTTATTTCCACAATGAATTTAAATTTTGTACTTttgatgtttgtatttgtacttTGATCTTTGGAACAAAAAGGAATATAGTCAAAGCTGGTTTCACAGATTCTAAAAACATTAAGTGAGTTGTTTcctcagttgtttttttgtgtgtgtgtacttctgtctttgactgtgtgtatgtctatatcTCATTCACtgtcgctgtgtgtgtgtggcggtcCCCAGGTTCAAGGACACTATAGTGAACGCTAAGTACGGGGGCCACACCGAGGCGGTGCGCCGCCTCCTGGGTCAGCTGCCTATCAGTGCTCAGTCCTATAGCAGCAGCCCCTACCTCGACCTGTCGCTCTTCAGCTACGACGACAAGTGGGTGTCTGTCATGGAGCGGCCCAAGACCTGCGGGGACCACCCCATACGGTGAGGAGGACCTGAACACAGGGGCGTGTCCTCGGTGAAGGGGAGGGGGCGTGGCAGTGTagataaatgcttttttttaaagtgtgagCATACTTTTAAATTTATTGcctaataaaagaaaagaaacactttGGTGACgctttttatattatacagAGGACATCAGTGTCATTCCAGGTTTCAGTGTCACATGGTTTTTCACTGCAAGACCTTGATTAATGTACAAGCGAATTAATAAGTTAACAGAGTCCTGTGTAGTGTCTCACTggtcccaggactgcactcttctggacccAGAACTGATATGTTGTTCTGGATCTCTCTCGCAGTCTGGGGGTCACAGCTCTACTGCACCTAATTACTACTGCAACCACCACCACtgttcttatatatatatatatatataatcttaaaGTGGAGGGTAGGggaaaaacaactaaacaaatcaaACTCTATATATCTGCGTCCcatcacacagagctgcagggtGCTGACCGATCTACCGGTGGTAGGGAGCTTCTTCACCCGTCTGGTGCACGGGACTCCTCACCTGACTCGAGCCTCCAGtctaacacctctctctctctctctctctctctctctctctctctccaggttcTATGCGCGTGATTCTGGACTCCTGAAGTTTAAGATACAGGCGGGTCTTCTGGGCCGGCCCGTGAACCACGCTGTGCGGAGGTTGGTGGCGTTTACGTTTCACCCCTCAGAACCTTTCGCCATCTCAGTGCAGCGCACCAACGCAGAGTATGTTGTCAACTTCCACATGCGTCACGGATGTGTGTGAGCGTCTCTGGAAGCACTGTGTGTGCGAGCTCCTCGGCGTGTGTgtaaatctttgtttttaacattcctcaaaccttttttctttatgaAAGGAACAGATTGACTCTCATTTTTATGTAACTGAAGATGACTGGTTTTTGAAGCACTATGGTAAGAACCAGTAATGTCAATGTAGGatttcattaaacattatttttttatatatacatattaaaacaCTATTTATTGTAAATACAAAATCACAGTATTTTTCCACtacagtgtttatagtgttttatggtaaataaaaactatttgAGACATTTAAATCTCGTAGTGTATGTGAATTTACATATAAGTGTTGGTTTAGTGTTGGATATGATTCACTCTGGGCTGCGTGAGCCGTGTCTGGAATGGCTGGACTGCTGTGGCCTAAATGTCAGGTGCAGAGTTCAGCCGCTTCTTTCCACCATCACACTGTCCTGGTTCATATCACTTTGTTTGTTCTCAGAAGGGACAAGAAATTCAGACATGGCAGCTGCTGAATGCATGGAGAGTTTTTGAAAGTCCTGTGCCAGTGTGGGGTCTGTACCCAGACTGTACCCGGTCTGTACCCAGACTGTACCCGGTCTGTACGAGTGTGGGGTCTGTACCCAGACTGTACCCGGTCTATACCCAGACTGTACCCGGTCTGTACGAGTGTGGGGTCTGTACCCGGTCTGTACCCAGACTGTACCCGGTCTGTACGAGTGTGGGGTCTGTACCCAGACTGTACCAGTGTGGGGTCTGTACCCGGTCTGTACCAGTGCGGGGGGGTCTACACACACCCATTGAGCTCATGCCTCTGCCCTCCAccttaaaaaaccccaaagaattTCATGTAGTCCAGCCATTAGGAGCCCAGCAGCCTCGCAGGGGTCCAGCATGAACCAGACCTGCAGGTGATGCAGCACCACTTATGTCCTCCATAAAACCGAATAATCAGAAGTGGAATGACTTGTAGCTGGTGTATGAGCCTCAGTGTGTGAAGGTGACACACTACCGTGTGTCAGTCACTGCGCCACCGAGCTGGGCTTGGCTCTGGCGCGCGTTTTCTTCTAGACAAGGAGGGAACAAGGAGATAAAATGGACGCCCCGAGATAAACGCGTTTGGGGTTGTTCATCTCCCAGGGGAAGGCTACATCCGCTAAAAGCGTCTTTAGACCGCGGAAGTTGCGTGCGGTGCCATTTTTTGAGTGGCCCCCTAAGTACAAGTACTGCACGCGTAATCGTTTTGTCAAGGCTCGTGAATGCGCGTCTCTGATGTCCCGCTCGTTACCGGCGCGAGCCCCTCTGTCCTGCAAGGGCTGCGTTCTCGCGCGGCAACGAATGCTTTTAGCCGCGGGCTGGAACGGAAACGCGCGAGCCTAGGGTTCGCGAGAGGGGTGCGTGGGGCTTCGCTCGTTTAATTCTGCCGTAATGGTTCCGTCGCAGCACAGAACGACAAAATCTGCCGGGGTTATAATTTTACAGCACAGTGGGTTCGGTTTTGTACTACGGAgcaaaaacgaaaaaaaaaacaaacccaaaaccctCTGAAATATTCGGACCACTTGATGattgaaaagcaaaaaaaaaaaaaaaggattaaagGATGGCGAACTGTGATTGCATTATTCACCCTTTCCATTGTCGTTCTTCCTCGCGCTGTGAATGAGTGTTTACACGAGCTGTCCGGGGCGATCGCTCATTAATAGACCAGGACAAAGCTAAAGCAGCAGGGTGGCACAGACAAAAAGCCTCCTAAACTGTTACGGCCAAAGTCAGGTATGTGGCTCAGTACTGTCTTGGCCCCTTTTCAGGGTTAAATGACTGTCATTGTAGTGGCGAGCTGTGTAATCAGGGCCACAGTACTGAACCTCTCTCAGTCTCCAGTGCGGTTTGTCTAGCACAGGATATTGCCTTCTTTCTGCCCTCTCCGTATCATTGGGGCAGCCTAGGACGAGGGAGCGCGTGGGGGTAGGAGCGTGGAATTTAACCCGTTCTAGTGGCTCATGCGCAGGTCTAAGTTCGAAAGGTCATCTCCCCTGCCTACCGAGGTGCAAATCCTTCCTCGTGACAGAACCACGGCGCGCATGGCGTCTAATTATCACGGCTGTAAGGGGGCTTTAGAGAAGACCAGGATCAAGTTCTCTGGGTTGCTATTAAATCTGAAATTGGAACAAAGGACTGTGGTGTACGTTCAagacatttagctgatgatttatccaaagccacttacaatcatgactgaatgtGTCTTGAGTAATTGatgtgtcttgttcaggggcccggCAGTGGTGGGACTGAATTACCAACCTTCTGATTTATTAGTCAAGTACCGTAACCATGAGCCATCACGTAGTATCTATCCCTACTACATTTTGAGTGACATCTATGAATCTCCTGAAAGTAAATTTGGGACTTTGTTGTGTTCAGGTATATTCAACCTCCATCTTATCCATGTGCATTTGAATCAGGCATGTTTTCCGCTGTCTCACCCTTTACAGAATGccaaaaaaaaggcttttcctCACATGGCTATAAAGTTTGAATAGACATTTCAATAATTCTAATAGTAATTGGACACCTTTTGTCCCGTGTTAATTAGTTTTCTGAACTTTTCCTCATTATATTTCCCTGTAACAGCTGCAAGTTGCCACAGTCTTGCTGTGAGATAAGCAGCAAAATGatggatgtgagagagagagagagagagagagagagagagagagagagagagagagagagagagagagagagagagagatagatagatacatacacacacacacatatatatatatctgggTTTATTCCACTGGTTAATTAGGTGTCCAGCTGCTTGTCAGGGACTGACTGCTGCTCTCTGGTCCAATCAGGCAGGTTGAGTAAATGTGGGTCTGGGCGGTGGGTGTGATATCCTGGACCCTTCACTCCCTGGCTGGCTGTGCTTAACCTGTGAGGCAGACTGCAGGTGACACAGGATTACCTGTCCAGCCTGACTCTGGTTACACAAGATAATGGAACACATTCATTGCACCCCAGAGTGGGAGCGCTCAGTaggtagctgtgtgtgtgtgtgtgtgggtgggtgggtggtggatGTAATTTAATTAccatgtgtttttttggttgttgttgaaTTTTAGCAGTGCGCCCACCAACATGTAGGTTCAAACAGCAACAGGAAGTGGGGTGAACAGACTACTACACTACAAAGAATCTTTCTTCAAATCCCAGATTACATGGCTGGTAGATTAGAGAGGCATATAGCATCCCATATTACTGGTAatattgtgtgattatatgcGTGACCAACATCAATGACAGTTGCCTATAACTAAAATCATTAATAACTTACCAGACTGTTTCAGTATTGTAGTCTTGTCTCTCCCAGTATAATGTAAATTTGAGTGACTGCAGCCCTGCATGGGGTGATTTTGGGGTAAACCCACTCTATGTTTGGGTTAACTATATGATACTTTGTGCTTTTAGAGAAATTCTGACAAATCTTGGCAGTTACATTTATCCAATGAATTCATGCTCAATAGCACAAATAAAACCAATTACTCAGCAACATCTATAACAATAAAGAGTAAAATCAGGAATCCATTACTGTTTAATAAACGGAGTCGTGATTGAATGGGTCGCAGTAATGTAGCGATGCAGATATGAAGATCAGTGATGTCTGTACATGTTCTGGTCACATAGGGCCGAAATCCAGCCCATCAAAGCCAAGAGAGGACCAGCCGTGTTTCTGCGGCCTGACCCTGGTTTCTATGGTTACGATGTGTATTTTGTTATAGTCAGTGTCTGCCTGGTAACCCAGTTCTTGCTAATTGCTGTTGCCCTGGCAACGAGGAGCTCAATGTAATCCTGGGAAATGGGTAACAATCTGCAGCAAATCTGTGTATTCACAGGGTGGAATCTCCACTGCGCTCCGGATGGCTCTTGCCTCTCCAGTTCCTGCGTTCTCGCATTGTTTTGGGGGTTAAAATGAGGTGAGGCACTGCCTCTGACCCTCTGCTTTACTCTAATTTTAGCTGAGACCTGAACTGCAGGCTGCCAGACACCTGTTAGATATTTAATCTGAAGCGGGAAGCACACAGCGTTTTAGTGAACCGCAGCAGACGGTGAATTTAGACCTCATCAGTCTGGTCTGATTGACATTTAgctaacctgtgtgtgtgtgtgtgtgtgtgtgtgtgtgtgtgtgtgtgtgtgtgtgtgtgtgtgtgtgtgtgtaattttaaatCAAGATTATGTAGCTCTTTGATTTTAGCATCTGATTATAagtttgataaataaatatatttattagagATAAATGAGTCCAGTTCTTGTTTGtcatgtttcagtgtttgtggGGAAAGTACAGAGCGTTTCTGAAggcaaaaacattattttatttttcaccacAGCAGCACATGCACAGCTGTAGCAGATCCCATGAGGGGAGTGTGCAGCCTAATTACGGTTCACTTCATCATCATTAATTAATGCACTTACACGGCTGTCTGTGCTGATACTGAacgggacttttattttgacatataGAGAGTTTGGTAAGTGTATATGTATTagacacacctgtgtgtgtgtgtgtgtgtgtgtgtgtgtgtgtgtgtgtgtgtgtgtgtgtgtgtgtgtgtgtgtgtgtgtgtgtgtgtgtgtgtgtatgaccccACCAGCACCTGCTCTCCAGGAGACCGCTGGCTTGGGTGTGACTTCACCTGCTATGTGAGAAGATTGCTGTTGGGTCTTAATAAAGCACCTAGCAATGGTTAGCATGGTCAGAGGCGTGTCCAGCGGGGAGTGGGCGTGTCCAGCTACACAACAGGACCTATAATAGATCGGCCGTCCTGTCAGGCCAAACCCCCTTCTGTATGAAAGCTGCTAGGATGTTCTGTCCTTCACTCTCATGTTCACAAGTTTATTCAGTTCGTCAGAACGTTGGTCTCACAACTTGGTCAGACTCGCCAAGATTTTTCAGGTTTATACTTCAGTCTTTGGGTTGCTGGACCAATCTCAGtatgatttaattaaaacttCGTCCTGACACATTTAGTCACAGCAAATGAATATTCCATAGTTATGAAGGTGTGAAACCCAAAGCttagatttatttatgtaaatataatataacaataGGTCATcctaatatataaaaaatattaagaaaatt
It encodes the following:
- the det1 gene encoding DET1 homolog translates to MASWNGSSAEAFPFLRSAEAFPTLRPRRIQNQNVVHRLERRRICSGRPGAHWYRVRCFHQNLFPNFTVVNVEKPPCFLRKFSPDGRYFIAFSSDQTSLEIYEYQGCQAAEDLLQGMEGETLANGNDQRSLNIRGRLFERFFSLLHVTSVASNGEHLNRECSLFTDDCRYVIVGSAAYLPEEPHPHFFEVYRNNESVTPNPRSPLEDYSLHVIDLHTGRLCDTRNFKCDKIILSHNQGLYLYRNILAVLSVQQQTIHVFQVTMEGTFLDVRTIGRFCYEDDLLTLSAVFSEAQVEGQPGLSRLYKEKSINSLKHRLLVYLWRRAEQDGSATAKRRFFQFFDQLRQLRMWKIQLLDEHHLLIKYTSEDVVTLRVTDPSQPSFFVVYNMVSTEVIAVFENTSDKLLELFEHFCDLFRNATLHSEAVQFPCSASSNNFARQVQRRFKDTIVNAKYGGHTEAVRRLLGQLPISAQSYSSSPYLDLSLFSYDDKWVSVMERPKTCGDHPIRFYARDSGLLKFKIQAGLLGRPVNHAVRRLVAFTFHPSEPFAISVQRTNAEYVVNFHMRHGCV